In one Coccinella septempunctata chromosome 6, icCocSept1.1, whole genome shotgun sequence genomic region, the following are encoded:
- the LOC123315725 gene encoding juvenile hormone esterase-like, with amino-acid sequence MSMYVQRNLFIFITFFSFFANVGHCIIVKTTNGLIDGDIAYTYPKHSLYYAFRSIPYAKPPIGALRFQPPQQLDNWEGILRTKDDSPRCIQTNKKVIVGQEDCLYLNVYTTQMPSDTEQLLPVMVWVYGGGFIAGTSEYQDAAPDYFLDEGIVFISINYRLGILGFLSLNDLVAPGNNGLKDQNMALRWIKANIRSFGGDPDRITLFGQSAGSSSVSYHIQSDMSAGLFSGAILESGTSLCLWSFSRGGPQTAIQVAASFNIDINDSQSIVNGLREVEAKELHKRAMDIQSTALVVNNPRDGLIYAPVIEPKHEGAFFTERSYELLKKGKFARVPIMIGYNSMEATFSFPDAFRLFLLKYDLNPSNLVPFDMNIGTSVVKDAVGKEIKFRYFGLLPIALSNANVIEFLSDDQFVRPIQQFALLLSEFTKTYLYEFHYEGGLGGIVNRTFPGVAHSEELGYLFRRNISANELDHYMSKRMVKLWTNFAKFRNPTPEPDDLFQNQIWLPISPTSKDMDYFRIDVDLKSSVNPKRNNIDFWTHLYQRYGEPPYDTY; translated from the exons ATGAGTATGTACGTACAgcgtaatttatttatttttattactttCTTCTCCTTCTTCGCCAATGTTGGTCAT TGCATTATTGTGAAAACTACGAATGGATTGATAGACGGTGACATAGCATACACGTATCCAAAACACAGCCTTTACTATGCCTTCAGGAGTATTCCTTATGCTAAGCCACCGATTGGTGCACTCAGATTTCAG ccACCACAACAACTTGATAATTGGGAAGGGATTCTTCGAACGAAGGATGATTCACCCAGATGTATTCAAACGAATAAAAAAGTGATTGTAGGACAAGAAGATTGCCTCTACTTGAATGTATATACTACACAG ATGCCAAGTGATACAGAACAACTCCTGCCAGTGATGGTATGGGTTTATGGAGGGGGATTTATTGCAGGTACTTCAGAATATCAGGATGCAGCTCCTGATTATTTCTTAGACGAAGGAATCGTTTTTATTTCTATAAACTATAGATTAGGAATATTGGGTTTTTTAAGCTTGAACGACTTGGTGGCGCCAGGAAATAATGGCTTGAAAGATCAAAATATGGCTCTGCGATGGATAAAGGCAAATATCCGAAGTTTTGGGGGTGATCCAGATAGAATAACACTCTTTGGGCAAAGTGCGGGATCCTCTTCTGTTTCTTATCATATTCAGTCTGATATGTCTGCTG GACTCTTTTCTGGAGCTATTTTGGAGTCTGGGACTTCATTGTGTTTGTGGTCATTTTCAAGAGGCGGTCCTCAAACTGCTATCCAAGTTGCAGCCAGTTTCAATATTGATATCAATGATAGTCAATCCATAGTGAATGGATTGCGTGAAGTGGAAGCCAAAGAACTTCATAAAAGGGCAATGGATATTCAAAGTACG GCGTTGGTGGTTAATAATCCTCGAGATGGACTTATTTACGCCCCAGTAATAGAACCAAAACATGAAGGAGCTTTTTTCACTGAAAGGAGTTACGAActtttgaaaaaaggaaaatttgcACGAGTACCAATAATGATAGGATACAATTCAATGGAGGCAACATTCTCGTTTCCAG ATGCGTTCAGATTGTTCTTGTTGAAATATGATTTGAATCCATCAAATTTGGTTCCCTTCGACATGAACATAGGAACTTCCGTTGTGAAAGATGCCGTTGGTAAAGAAATTAAGTTTCGATATTTTGGATTGCTCCCCATTGCTCTCTCGAACGCCAATGTGATAGAG tttctGAGTGATGATCAGTTTGTAAGACCTATTCAACAGTTCGCATTATTGTTATCCGAATTTACAAAGACGTACCTCTACGAATTTCACTATGAAGGAGGTCTTGGAGGTATTGTTAACCGAACATTCCCAG GTGTGGCCCACAGTGAAGAATTGGGTTATTTGTTCAGAAGAAATATTAGTGCAAATGAACTCGACCATTACATGAGTAAAAGAATGGTGAAACTGTGGACAAATTTTGCGAAATTCAG GAATCCTACACCGGAGCCAGATGATCTCTTTCAGAACCAGATATGGTTACCAATTTCACCGACTAGTAAGGATATGGACTATTTCAGAATAGACGTCGATTTAAAGTCATCAGTGAATCCAAAACGGAATAATATCGATTTTTGGACGCATTTGTATCAGAGATATGGAGAACCGCCTTACGATACCTATTGA